The Hujiaoplasma nucleasis DNA window AAAATATTCATATAAAGTTCATTCATATTATCTTAAATCGACTTGTTTATCAATAGTATCTTTGCTAATATAAAAATAATTGAAATTGAGGTGAGATTATGGAAGTTATCAAAGGCATCATTAAAGATCACTATAAAAAGTATCCTAAAATGGAATTACAAGATTTTATTAAAATGTTCTATCAAAATTCATTTGGTCCAAAACACATTCAATCCAATCCTTCTTTAGAATCAACCATACAATTTGTTGAAGAAGAACTTGGTTATTTTGTGGAAAATTCAGAAACAAGACAAGTAGAATATATTGGAAATGATTATTATAGGGTATCTTTATCTGTTATTAAACATGGTTTATTAAGTCCATATCAACTAGGCCAAGCATTTTATCAATCTATGTTGGAATCACCTATCATTGAAGATTATAATATTCAATTATTTATCAATCAATTAAGATTATTGTGTGAGATGATTAACGAGAATATTTTACAGTTAGATAAGGAAAAGTGTCAATTAATGGTAGAAGAATATTTAGACAAGGGGATTAGACCTATTCATCATAGTGATACTTATAAAGAACTTTATCATCCACATTATCGACTTGTTCATAAAACGATATTAAGAAATTATCTGGAAATTTAATAAGAAACATAATTTATATTATTTATGCATATGTTGATGAATAATTACTATGTTTAAAAAGCTATCTTTAAAGAAAAAAGTAAATGATAATAACATTGAGTAAAAGTATGAATATGAAATTTTTTAAAAAACCCATTAATTATGGGTTTTTTTTAAAGGATATTGTATAATATTTATACGGGGGAAGGGTATGAAAAAATCTATTTGGATTGCTCAATTAGTCAGTGTATTAGTTGCGCTTGTTTTTGTTGTTTTTGCTATAGGAGCTTTGTATACCGACGAAGCTTTTGTTTATAGAGTATTAAATTTTCTAATACTGATTTCACCAGGAATTTTAATTGTCTTGGTATTTATATTTTTCAGGAATTTTTATAAGTTAAGTGGGTTAATGTACTTGGGTTTAGGAATTATATTTTTTTTCTTTTTTAGACCTTATAAGGATTTTGAACAGGATTGGCCTGTTTTACTGATGATTATTTTACCTTTAATCACGATTGGTATCATTCATTTATTATATAAGGACAAAACCAAAATAGAAATAAAATAATTCCCAAACAAGGACTTGACACTTTATATACTAAATCTTATAATAAATATATAAGTTAATAAAAATGTGAGTAAGGAGAACGAAGTAGGCCAAGCCTTTTTTCGTTCGTTTTATTTTTAGAGGTGAATAAGTATGCAACAAGTAATTCCGGCAATATCCAATCACAAAAAACTTAAAGAATTTTTAGAATCAGATTTATCTATGGGAATATTAATGAATTTCCAATTGGCTCAATTAGAAGTGATTGTGAACAAAATGAAAGAAGCTCGCAAGAAAATATTAATACACTCTGAGTTGATTAAAGGTTTATCTTCTGATGAGTATGGTGCTATTTATTTAATTCAAAATTTACAAGTAGATGGCATAATATCTAGTAAACCCAAAGTTATTGAAACTTGCAAGAAAAGAAATATTATGGGTGTATATAGGTTTTTTATAAAAGATACTATATCACTAGAACAAAGTATTGAAATAGCTCAAAGATTAAGACCGGATTTTATAGAAATATTACCCGGATCATGTTTTGAACTTATTCCAGATTTGAAGCAAAAGCTTAATTGTCAAATATGGATGGGTGGCTTAATAAATTCAGAAGCTAATATTCAACAATGCTTTATTCATGGTGCTAACGCTATCACAACATCTAATACTGATTATTGGCAATAAAACTTAATAAATAAAGAGCGATAAGAGCAAAGAAATGATTTTCATTTTTTTGCTTTTTATTATTTTTGGGAGGTTATTCATGTACGATTATATAATTATTGGCGCTGGTGTTATAGGTTCAGCAGTTGCTAGAGAACTATCGAAATATCAAGTTAAAGTCTTGTGTTTAGAAAAAGAAAATGATGTGGCAAATGTCCAAACATTAGCCAATTCAGCTATTATACATGCAGGACATAACCCTGAACCAGGCAGCTTAAAAGCAAGGTTAAGTTTATGGGGTAATCTCTTATATGACGATTTAGAAAGAGAACTAAATATACCCCTTTTAAGAACAGGCGCATTTGTGGTTGCTCATGGTAAGGAAGAAGAAAAAGACTTAGATAAATATGTTAAAATTTGTAAAGAAAACAAAGTACCTGGTTACCAATTACTCTCAGGTCAACAAGCAAGAAAGATTGAAAGAAATTTAGCAGGTTCTATTACTAAGGTATTATCTCTCCCTTCTACAAAAGTAACCAATCCATGGGAAGTAGCTTTTGCTTTAATGGAAAATGCTATTGAGAATGGAGTTAAATTAAAATTGAATCATCGAGTGACTAAAATTATAAAAGAGAATGATTTTTATTTAGTTGAGGTGAATCATCATATAAACTTTAAAACAAAAAATATCATCAATGCAGGAGGAGTAGCTAGTGATGATATTGGTCAAATGATTGAGATCCCTCCTTTTAAAATCAAGGGAAGAAAGGGAGAATACTATGTCTTGGATAAAAGAAATATTGGCTTTATTAACCATGTTATTTATCCCCTACCTAGTGAAAGAGGGAAAGGTGTTTTACTAACCCCTCAAGTTCATGGGGAAATATTAATAGGTCCAAGTTCTGAATTTGTAGATGACAAGCATCAAGCATCAACTACCCAAAAAGGCTTGGAATATGTTAAGGAACATTCAAAAGAATTAGCTAAAAATATACCATACAATCAAATTATAAGATCCTTTGCCGGTATAAGATCTACTTCGACTTATGATGATTTTTACATACAAGAATCAAAATATAATAAAGGTTTCTATTATCTAGGGGGTATTGAATCTCCTGGCTTAACAGCTGCACCGGCAATAGCTAAATATTTAATCAACGATGTTATTGGAGTTCAGAACCATTATTTAATAAATAATCAATTTAAACCTTATAGAAAAGCAAAAGTTGAGTTTCATCGC harbors:
- a CDS encoding DUF7670 domain-containing protein, producing MKKSIWIAQLVSVLVALVFVVFAIGALYTDEAFVYRVLNFLILISPGILIVLVFIFFRNFYKLSGLMYLGLGIIFFFFFRPYKDFEQDWPVLLMIILPLITIGIIHLLYKDKTKIEIK
- a CDS encoding glycerol-3-phosphate responsive antiterminator, with product MQQVIPAISNHKKLKEFLESDLSMGILMNFQLAQLEVIVNKMKEARKKILIHSELIKGLSSDEYGAIYLIQNLQVDGIISSKPKVIETCKKRNIMGVYRFFIKDTISLEQSIEIAQRLRPDFIEILPGSCFELIPDLKQKLNCQIWMGGLINSEANIQQCFIHGANAITTSNTDYWQ
- a CDS encoding NAD(P)/FAD-dependent oxidoreductase translates to MYDYIIIGAGVIGSAVARELSKYQVKVLCLEKENDVANVQTLANSAIIHAGHNPEPGSLKARLSLWGNLLYDDLERELNIPLLRTGAFVVAHGKEEEKDLDKYVKICKENKVPGYQLLSGQQARKIERNLAGSITKVLSLPSTKVTNPWEVAFALMENAIENGVKLKLNHRVTKIIKENDFYLVEVNHHINFKTKNIINAGGVASDDIGQMIEIPPFKIKGRKGEYYVLDKRNIGFINHVIYPLPSERGKGVLLTPQVHGEILIGPSSEFVDDKHQASTTQKGLEYVKEHSKELAKNIPYNQIIRSFAGIRSTSTYDDFYIQESKYNKGFYYLGGIESPGLTAAPAIAKYLINDVIGVQNHYLINNQFKPYRKAKVEFHRLPLNDQKRLLEIEPKYGKIICKCEKITEKEIIDAIHGLLGTHTIKGIKKRVRAGAGICQGGYCEEKVMKILARELNLDPLDIIYDKDNSKLFLSESKVEK